One Brassica napus cultivar Da-Ae chromosome C4, Da-Ae, whole genome shotgun sequence genomic region harbors:
- the LOC125585797 gene encoding meiosis-specific protein ASY2-like: MFPRSRLSREEKGKDIADSPSPTRDASATGSPLDDFDLIHRDALRDTENMTLSQRLLVADAHRLIGDEGADRVEVGSSDVSGSENRGGDQSDDAAGSERGDADASGRSPTPSRRVRKRVRFDQIDCRPTIYHPGGIFEELLPLPPGLLRDPRAQSWGNVFGSFASHHTVKDLLRANGGADVTYIIPSTEQRPWSPPIGYQCVYESYFGEHTKLWFPIPRLVTSYAFRRDIAISQLLNGSLRIAVMLMVMAAEMDISMSVRVFEELTFTKAEPNGIFSVKMHSNYNVLTVRQPNTIAYPKKFFESAQAIAAHSHLCWPDLSREWIRRQQARIARVDWESRLPCVLGPRKSRLPLFTRKQQRLLDKAREMDGVPDLSALLKGKLQFLLKKSTTVDPQGPSNSGGDGASEGGGTSREGASKEGASREGAPIVVDEGVGAETSASGPKKKKKSKKTKGRATDEVPPKESASLDVTSEASSVDRYEGLAEGREGALVEAAPDGRPKKRTKRSVEAEPRPSTSDTNAADTTLVNVVGEDSGTPENLSEERRKTSTREGGSGDEPVANERSAPDSSARKSSRPERSLAKRRRIEFPDSVEFSYDETTPLILNPLRCAELTRQIRGGTKEMPQLEDLYFRNEYIDAASSRARLAQARLKAIERVRAEHKKANEKAEKEKEILRVKFEELEGKLTSDRAAKKELAQENTRLEQAAATPEKEKAELLEEWDAAVEKLIRERQRLKDSRGLEVTRERERVEAALVEKANRCFGHVRDHFTRLDAFGKAKNLYGQLRGRRSALR, translated from the exons ATGTTTCCGAGAAGTCGATTGTCGCGAGAGGAGAAAGGGAAGGACATCGCAGATTCTCCGAGTCCGACCAGAGATGCGTCAGCAACCGGCAGCCCACTGGACGATTTCGACTTGATTCACCGCGATGCTCTCCGGGACACAGAAAACATGACTCTATCTCAGCGTCTTTTGGTCGCTGATGCCCATAGGCTGATTGGTGATGAAGGCGCAGATCGCGTTGAAGTCGGGAGCAGCGACGTGAGCGGAAGTGAGAACAGAGGGGGAGACCAAAGCGATGATGCAGCTGGTTCCGAACGTGGCGACGCTGATGCGTCTGGTCGGTCCCCGACGCCTTCGAGGCGGGTTCGCAAGAGAGTTCGTTTCGACCAGATAGACTGTCGTCCAACTATTTATCATCCTGGTGGGATCTTCGAGGAGCTTCTTCCGCTGCCTCCTGGACTGCTGCGCGACCCGCGGGCTCAGTCGTGGGGGAATGTGTTTGGATCCTTTGCTTCTCACCATACTGTGAAGGATCTGTTAAGGGCGAACGGCGGTGCCGACGTTACCTACATCATCCCGTCTACTGAGCAGCGTCCCTGGTCGCCTCCGATTGGTTACCAGTGCGTGTATGAGTCCTACTTCGGGGAGCATACGAAGCTATGGTTTCCGATCCCTCGGTTGGTGACGTCTTATGCATTCCGCCGAGACATTGCCATCTCTCAACTTTTGAACGGGTCGCTGCGAATAGCCGTCATGTTGATGGTAATGGCAGCTGAGATGGACATCTCGATGAGCGTGAGGGTCTTCGAGGAGCTGACTTTCACGAAGGCGGAGCCAAACGGGATTTTCTCGGTTAAAATGCATTCGAACTACAACGTCTTGACCG TTCGTCAGCCGAATACGATCGCTTACCCTAAGAAGTTCTTTGAGAGTGCTCAAGCGATCGCGGCACACAGTCATCTTTGTTGGCCGGATCTCAGTCGAGAGTGGATACGTCGCCAGCAAGCTAGGATCGCTAGAG TTGATTGGGAGTCGAGGCTTCCTTGTGTTCTCGGTCCACGTAAGTCGCGCCTTCCTTTGTTTACTCGCAAACAACAGAGGCTTCTCGACAAAGCTAGAGAAATGGATGGAGTCCCGGATCTAAGCGCCCTGTTGAAAGGAAAGTTGCAATTTCTCTTGAAGAAATCGACTACAGTCGATCCTCAGGGACCGTCTAACTCCGGAGGCGACGGTGCTTCTGAAGGTGGTGGAACCTCCAGAGAAGGAGCCTCCAAAGAAGGAGCCTCCAGAGAGGGGGCCCCTATTGTAGTCGATGAAGGGGTCGGAGCGGAGACTTCTGCTTCAggtcccaagaagaagaaaaagagcaaAAAAACTAAGGGGAGAGCGACCGACGAGGTTCCTCCCAAAGAGTCTGCTTCCCTCGATGTGACTTCCGAGG CTTCCTCTGTTGATAGATATGAGGGCCTAGCAGAAGGGCGAGAGGGTGCTTTAGTCGAGGCGGCGCCAGATGGTCGCCCAAAGAAGAGAACTAAGAGGTCTGTTGAGGCGGAGCCCCGTCCTTCTACCTCCGACACGAATGCTGCTGATACGACCTTAGTCAACGTTGTCGGGGAGGACAGCGGCACTCCTGAAAACCTGTCGGAGGAGAGGAGGAAAACCAGCACGCGAGAAGGGGGTTCTGGTGATGAGCCCGTTGCGAACGAGAGGTCTGCTCCCGACTCTTCTGCGAGAAAAAGTTCTCGACCTGAACGTTCCCTAGCAAAGAGAAGGAGGATTGAATTCCCTGATAGCGTCGAGTTTTCTTATGATGAGACAACTCCCTTAATCCTTAATCCCCTTAGATGCGCGGAACTGACGCGCCAAATTCGTGGTGGGACAAAGGAGATGCCGCAACTAGAAGATCTCTACTTCAGGAATGAATACATTGACGCTGCTTCTTCGAGAGCGCGG CTTGCTCAGGCGAGGTTGAAGGCCATCGAGAGAGTAAGAGCGGAGCATAAGAAGGCTAACGAGAAGGCCGAGAAGGAGAAGGAAATTCTTCGAGTGAAGTTTGAAGAGCTGGAGGGTAAGCTCACATCCGACAGAGCGGCGAAGAAAGAGCTTGCCCAAGAGAACACTCGTTTGGAGCAAGCGGCTGCGACCCCTGAGAAGGAGAAGGCTGAGCTACTCGAAGAATGGGACGCTGCAGTGGAGAAATTGATCAGAGAGAGGCAACGCTTGAAGGACTCCCGGGGGTTGGAGGTTACTCGTGAGAGGGAAAGGGTTGAAGCTGCTTTGGTCGAGAAGGCAAATCGCTGTTTTGGTCACGTACGCGACCATTTTACTCGCTTGGATGCCTTTGGGAAAGCGAAGAACCTGTACGGTCAGCTTCGGGGACGAAGAAGTGCCTTGAGATGA
- the LOC125575339 gene encoding probable LRR receptor-like protein kinase At1g51890 produces MVSILSISTNLLVNSTNSFYDVPQRVVKTAAVPANSSQPLTLNLTLDETTAESYIYMHFAEIQNLEANETREFNVTYNGDQEWFSYFRPPNFKITTASSREAMSSPDGNFNFTLAMTGNSTLPPLINAVEIYEVLDLRQLETDEDEVSAMVNIKRSYELMKKVNWCLNGIQSIRLKELGNGMTKDVLLDSNQRVTRVAGK; encoded by the exons ATGGTTTCCATACTGTCTATAAGCACGAACCTTTTGGTCAATAGTACAAATAGCTTCTACGATGTGCCACAACGTGTGGTGAAGACTGCCGCCGTCCCTGCAAATTCTAGTCAGCCTCTGACCTTAAATTTGACTCTGGACGAGACCACTGCAGAGtcatatatatacatgcatttCGCAGAAATACAAAATCTTGAAGCTAATGAGACCAGAGAGTTTAATGTCACTTATAATGGGGACCAAGAATGGTTCTCCTATTTTAGGCCTCCAAATTTCAAGATAACAACTGCATCCAGTCGAGAAGCTATGAGTTCTCCAGATGGGAATTTCAATTTCACTTTAGCCATGACCGGTAACTCAACTCTTCCTCCTCTTATCAACGCCGTCGAGATTTATGAAGTCTTAGACCTTCGACAGCTTGAGactgatgaagatgaag TTTCTGCTATGGTGAACATCAAGAGAAGTTATGAGTTGATGAAAAAGGTTAACTGGTGTTTGAACGGGATTCAGTCGATTAGGTTGAAAGAACTCGGAAATGGGATgactaaagacgttttattagattcAAACCAAAGGGTTACAAGAGTGGCAGGAAAGTGA